The following proteins come from a genomic window of Taeniopygia guttata chromosome 25, bTaeGut7.mat, whole genome shotgun sequence:
- the TCHH gene encoding trichohyalin isoform X3 translates to MSPFLDSIATIVGVFQQHARGDGDGSGLSRRRMRELIQREFADSLVKPHDPQTIEKILQFLEWDGDGNIDFNEFLLLVFRVAKCCFWFQPRAPFLVQRTKIPTSGKSFREPEFRSRGSRRQLQEEEEEEEERQTWERNREVELQGDLRVGEVEISEETRRDQQERRRRSGRDAEPRGELIPQEFQERSQEPCEQQESRRRRQPPEPDRREGEGRDREGLQEEEPADVRTGRQRREPQPRPDRRSCQEPGRDERTQRPRGADGEGDNRPREPELLREERSRHRRRELEQRELEGRSCRAAELECPESTRPHQSYLEEPLEIDLGECGRAEPEERGHRRRTRRERESAGRVREIREEQEREERDDPRRKERLRERRVDREHELEVEVSEHWTQEREEEAATRNLRETRERREREIRDLADGRREQEVYDRRREISVAAAEADVRVRRKIRERGEELRRRERPSDREEEAEPGRIPRIREREEPLRERRIDRERELEVSERWTRAREEEVAARNLREARERREREIREAEVATKTGQEVYDRRREISVAAAEADVRVRREIREQGEELRRRERPREREEEERRICPRRDREEPLRERRIDRERELEVSELRTREREEEVATRNLREARERREREIREAEVATRRGQEVYDRRREISVAAAEADVRVRREIRERGEELRQRERPHEGEEEAEPGRIPRIREREEPLRERRIDHEQELELEVTEQRTREREEEVATINQRETRERREREIRGLDDGRRQRESVRYEREREISVAAAEADVRVRREIWERGEELRRREHPREREEEERRICLRRDREEPLRERRLNHERDLEVSEHRTREREEEVAAISQRETRERREREIRDLGDGRRQRESGRYEREREISVAAAEADVRVRREIRERGEELRRRERPREREEEERRISRVRDREEPLRERRINRERELEVSERRTREREEEFAAINQRETRERREREIRDLEDGRRQRESVRYEREREISVAAAEADVKVHREIRDREPREELRRRERPSEREEEAEPGRIRRVRDREEPLRERRIDREQELEVSERRTREREEEVAAINQRETRERREREIPEAEVDTRRGQEVYDRRREISVAAAEADVRVRREIRERGEELRRRERPREREEEERRILPRREREEPLRERRINREQDLEVSERRTREREEEFAAINQREARERREREIRDLDDGRRQRESVRYEREREIAVAAAEEADVKVRREIRERGEELRRRERPREREEEERRISRVREREEALRERRIDRERDLEVSEQQTREREEEVAARNLRETRERREREIRDLEDGRRQRESVRYEREREISVAAAEADVRVRRKIRERGEELRLRERPRECEEDRRICTRREREEPLRERRIDREQELEVSERRTREREEEFAAINQRETRERREREIRDLDDGRRQRESVRYEREREISVAAAEADVRVHREIREREPREELRRRERPSDREEEAEPGRIPRIREREEALRERRIDRERELEVSERRTREREEEFAAINQRETRERREREIRGLDDGRRQRESVRYEREREISVAAAEADVRVRREIRERGEELRRRERPCEGEEEERRICPRREREEPLRERRIDRERELEVELEASERRSRRTWDRAAEVTVTDQREAREEVRLEVLEEEEEEELEQGRCRYQTLDVDTGDLCPPGQEVPVSDLRVRYLPADPDVRPEVQLLPEPVDPQTVAYLVHVVQSLEDPKAATYEIVCHQPGQRGRPVRIRTCCVSPRPPSDRRGHPEALPPECQENPEAPSEPREKPGKEVKDGALRDSAEPEAGKGEWVKSKETRRRPEIPEVDQGQPQGEGPQKVPREPGAGCQRRERQDSEAKSCIPPERRDPERRDPGETRREGVQEGEEAPEEEPSKRSPRESGSSQVPREGGTKQGQEAPQEAPSRPRDESKTS, encoded by the exons ATGTCCCCGTTCTTGGACAGCATCGCCACCATCGTCGGCGTCTTCCAGCAGCACGCCCGGGGCGATGGGGACGGCTCCGGGCTCAGCCGCAGGAGGATGAGGGAGCTCATCCAGAGGGAATTCGCAGATTCCCTGGTG AAGCCACACGACCCTCAGACCATCGAGAAgatcctgcagttcctggagtGGGATGGGGACGGGAACATCGATTTTAACGAGTTCCTCCTCCTGGTGTTCCGGGTGGCCAAGTGCTGCTTCTGGTTCCAGCCAAGGGCCCCGTTCCTGGTGCAGAGGACAAAGATCCCGACCAGTGGAAAATCCTTCCGGGAGCCGGAattcaggagcagagggagccgccggcagctccaggaggaagaggaggaggaggaggaacgACAAACCTGGGAGAGGAATCGTGAAGTTGAGCTGCAAGGAGACCTCAGGGTCGGGGAGGTGGAAATCTCAGAGGAAACAAGGAGGGATCAGCAGGAACGTCGCAGGCGGAGCGGGAGGGACGCGGAACCACGCGGGGAGCTGATCCCACAGGAATTCCAGGAACGGAGCCAGGAGCcgtgtgagcagcaggagagccgGAGAAGGCGGCAGCCCCCGGAGCCCGACAGacgggagggagaggggagagaccgggaggggctccaggaggaagAACCGGCAGACGTGAGGACAGGCAGGCAACGCCGAGAACCCCAACCACGGCCGGACCGGCggagctgccaggagccagGGCGTGATGAAAGAACCCAGCGGCCACGAGGAGCAGATGGGGAAGGTGACAATCGGCCACGGGAACCCGAATTGCTCCGGGAAGAGAGGAGCCGCCACCGCCGGCGTGAGCTGGAACAAAGAGAGCTGGAAGGGAGAAGCTGCCGGGCGGCTGAGCTGGAATGTCCAGAGTCCACGCGGCCACATCAGTCGTACCTGGAGGAACCGTTAGAGATCGACCTCGGGGAATgtgggagagcagagccagaggaacGCGGCCACAGGCGGAGAACAAGGCGGGAACGGGAATCAGCAGGAAGGGTAAGGGAGATCcgggaggagcaggagagggaagaaagagatgatcccagaagaaaagagagactgAGAGAGAGGAGGGTGGATCGGGAACATGAGCTGGAAGTGGAGGTGTCTGAGCACTGGACAcaggaaagggaggaagaagCGGCCACCAGAAACCTGAGAGAGACACGGGAGAGACGAGAGCGAGAAATTCGTGACCTTG CTGATGGAAGGAGAGAACAAGAAGTGTATGACCGGAGAAGAGAGAtctcagtggcagcagcagaagccgATGTCAGAGTGCGCCGCAAGATCCGGGAACGAGGTGAGGAGCTGAGAAGGAGAGAACGTCCCTCTGACCGTGAGGAAGAAGCAGAGCCAGGGAGAATTCCCCGGATCAGAGAGAGGGAAGAGCCCCTGAGGGAGAGGAGAATTGACCGTGAACGGGAACTGGAGGTATCTGAGCGCTGGACACGGGCAAGGGAAGAAGAAGTGGCCGCCAGAAACCTGAGAGAGGCACGGGAGAGACGAGAGCGAGAAATTCGTGAGGCTGAAGTAGCTACAAAGACAGGACAAGAAGTGTATGACCGGAGAAGAGAGAtctcagtggcagcagcagaagccgATGTCAGAGTGCGCCGCGAGATCCGGGAACAAGGTGAGGAGCTGAGACGGAGAGAACGTCCCCGTGAGCgtgaggaggaagagaggagaaTCTGCCCCAGAAGAGACAGGGAAGAGCCCCTGAGGGAGAGGAGAATCGACCGTGAACGGGAGCTGGAGGTGTCTGAGCTCCGGACACgggaaagggaggaagaagTGGCCACCAGAAACCTGAGAGAGGCACGGGAGAGACGAGAGCGAGAAATTCGTGAGGCTGAAGTAGCTACAAGGAGAGGACAAGAAGTGTATGACCGGAGAAGAGAGAtctcagtggcagcagcagaagccgATGTCAGAGTGCGCCGCGAGATCCGGGAACGAGGTGAGGAGCTGAGACAGAGAGAACGTCCCCATGAGGGtgaggaggaagcagagccaGGGAGAATTCCCCGGATCAGAGAGAGGGAAGAGCCCCTGAGGGAGAGGAGAATCGACCATGaacaggagctggagctggaggtgacTGAACAGCGAACACgggaaagggaggaagaagTGGCCACCATTAACCAGAGAGAGACACGGGAGAGACGAGAGCGAGAAATACGTGGCCTGGATGATGGAAGAAGACAGAGAGAATCAGTGAGGTacgagagggagagagagatctcagtggcagcagcagaagccgACGTCAGAGTGCGCCGCGAGATCTGGGAACGAGGTGAGGAGCTGAGACGGAGAGAACATCCCCGTGAGCGcgaggaggaagagaggagaaTCTGCCTCAGAAGAGACAGGGAAGAGCCCCTGAGGGAGAGGAGACTAAACCATGAACGGGATCTGGAGGTGTCTGAGCACCGGACACgagaaagggaggaagaagtGGCCGCCATTAGCCAAAGAGAGACACGGGAGAGACGAGAGCGAGAAATTCGTGACCTTGGTGATGGAAGAAGACAGAGAGAATCAGGGAGGTacgagagggagagagagatctcagtggcagcagcagaagccgATGTCAGAGTGCGCCGTGAGATCCGGGAACGAGGTGAGGAGCTGAGAAGGAGAGAACGTCCCCGTGAGCgtgaggaggaagagaggagaaTTTCCCGGGTCAGAGACAGGGAAGAGCCCCTGAGGGAGAGGAGAATCAACCGTGAACGGGAGCTGGAGGTGTCTGAGCGCCGGACACgagaaagggaggaagaatTTGCTGCCATTAACCAAAGAGAGACACGGGAGAGACGAGAGCGAGAAATTCGTGACCTTGAAGATGGAAGGAGACAGAGAGAATCAGTGAGGTacgagagggagagagagatctcagtggcagcagcagaagccgATGTCAAAGTGCACCGCGAGATCCGGGACCGGGAACCACGAGAAGAGCTGAGAAGAAGAGAACGTCCCTCTGAGCGtgaggaggaagcagagccaGGGAGAATTCGCCGGGTCAGAGACAGGGAAGAGCCCCTGAGGGAGAGGAGAATTGACCGTGaacaggagctggaggtgtctGAGCGCCGGACACgggaaagggaggaagaagTGGCCGCCATTAACCAAAGAGAGACACGGGAGAGACGAGAGCGAGAAATTCCTGAGGCTGAAGTAGATACAAGGAGAGGACAAGAAGTGTATGACAGGAGAAGAGAGAtctcagtggcagcagcagaagccgATGTCAGAGTGCGCCGCGAGATCCGGGAACGAGGTGAGGAGCTGAGAAGGAGAGAACGTCCCCGTGAGCgtgaggaggaagagaggagaaTCCTCCCCagaagagagagggaagagcCCCTGAGGGAGAGGAGAATCAACCGTGAACAGGATCTGGAGGTGTCTGAGCGCCGGACACgggaaagggaggaagaatTTGCTGCCATTAACCAAAGAGAGGCACGGGAGAGACGAGAGCGAGAAATTCGTGACCTTGATGATGGAAGAAGACAGAGAGAATCAGTGAGGTacgagagggagagagagatcgcagtggcagcagcagaagaagcCGACGTAAAAGTGCGCCGTGAGATCCGGGAGCGAGGTGAGGAGCTGAGACGGAGAGAACGTCCCCGTGAGCgtgaggaggaagagaggagaaTTTCCCGGGtcagagagagggaagaggCCCTGAGGGAGAGGAGAATTGACCGTGAACGGGACCTGGAGGTGTCTGAACAGCAAACACgggaaagggaggaagaagTGGCCGCCAGAAACCTGAGAGAGACACGGGAGAGACGAGAGCGAGAAATTCGTGATCTTGAAGATGGAAGAAGACAGAGAGAATCAGTGAGGTacgagagggagagagagatctcagtggcagcagcagaagccgATGTCAGAGTGCGCCGCAAGATCCGGGAACGAGGTGAGGAGCTGAGACTGAGAGAACGTCCCCGTGAGTGTGAAGAAGACAGAAGAATTTGCACCagaagagagagggaagagcCCCTGAGGGAGAGGAGAATCGACcgtgagcaggagctggaggtgtctGAGCGCCGGACAcgggaaagagaggaagaatttGCTGCCATTAACCAAAGAGAGACACGGGAGAGACGAGAGCGAGAAATTCGTGACCTTGATGATGGAAGAAGACAGAGAGAATCAGTGAGGTacgagagggagagagagatctcagtggcagcagcagaagccgATGTCAGAGTGCACCGTGAGATCCGGGAACGAGAACCACGAGAGGAGCTGAGAAGGAGAGAACGTCCCTCTGACCGTGAGGAAGAAGCAGAGCCAGGGAGAATTCCCCGGAtcagagagagggaagaggCCCTGAGGGAGAGGAGAATCGACCGTGAACGGGAGCTGGAGGTGTCTGAGCGCCGGACACgggaaagggaggaagaatTTGCTGCCATTAACCAAAGAGAGACACGGGAGAGACGAGAGCGAGAAATTCGTGGCCTGGATGATGGAAGACGACAGAGAGAATCAGTGAGGTacgagagggagagagagatctcagtggcagcagcagaagccgATGTCAGAGTGCGCCGTGAGATCCGGGAACGAGGTGAGGAGCTGAGACGGAGAGAACGtccctgtgagggtgaggaggaagagaggagaaTCTGCCCCagaagagagagggaagagcCCCTGAGGGAGAGGAGAATCGACCGTGAACGGGAACTGGAGGTGGAGCTGGAGGCCTCTGAGCGCCGCAGCCGCCGGACATGGGACAGGGCGGCAGAAGTGACCGTCACTGACCAGAGGGAGGCACGTGAGGAGGTCcggctggaggtgctggaggaagaagaggaggaggagctggagcagggccgGTGCCGGTACCAGACCCTGGACGTGGACACCGGCGATCTGTGCCCCCCGGGGCAGGAGGTGCCCGTCAGTGACCTCAGGGTCCGCTACCTCCCCGCTGACCCCGATGTCCGGCCCGAggtccagctgctccctgagccTGTGGACCCTCAGACCGTCGCCTACCTGGTGCACGTGGTCCAGAGCCTGGAGGACCCCAAGGCTGCCACCTACGAGATCGTGTGCCACCAGCCCGGCCAGCGGGGCCGGCCCGTGCGCATCCGGACCTGCTGCGTGTCCCCGCGGCCACCCAGTGACCGCAGGGGCCACCCCGAGGCGCTGCCACCCGAGTGCCAGGAAAACCCTGAGGCTCCCAGTGAGCCCCGGGAAAAACCCGGGAAAGAGGTGAAGGACGGAGCCCTCCGGGATTCCGCTGAGCCGGAGGCTGGGAAAGGCGAGTGGGTGAAATCCAAGGAGACCCGGAGGCGCCCCGAGATCCCTGAGGTGGATCAGGGCCAGCCCCAGGGCGAGGGACCCCAGAAGGTCCCGCGGGAGCCCGGAGCCGGCTGCCAGCGGAGAGAGCGCCAGGACAGCGAGGCCAAGAGCTGCATCCCCCCGGAACGTCGGGATCCGGAGCGGAGAGACCCCGGAGAGACGCGCAGAGAGGGAGTCCAGGAGGGTGAGGAGGCTCCCGAGGAGGAACCCAGCAAGAGGAGCCCCCGGGAATCCGGCAGTTCGCAGGTTCCTCGGGAAGGTGGCACCAAGCAGGGCCAGGAGGCCCCGCAGGAGGCCCCGAGCCGCCCCAGGGATGAATCCAAGACATCCTGA